The following coding sequences lie in one Miscanthus floridulus cultivar M001 chromosome 9, ASM1932011v1, whole genome shotgun sequence genomic window:
- the LOC136482407 gene encoding phospholipase A2 homolog 3-like isoform X2: protein MDGRRRELAVVRYPLQQSSQSPTAAGSIFGGGDEDSECSRACESQHCTAPLMRYGKYCGVSYTGCPGESPCDAIDACCMLHDACVQATDNDYLNLLCNQSLLDCVAAARPTAVADTFQGNRCNVTDVADEITTLVEAAVYARGILHKP from the exons ATGGacggaagaagaagggagctcgCCGTCGTCCGTTATCCCCTGCAACAGAG CAGCCAGTCGCCCACCGCCGCCGGCAGCATcttcggcggcggcgacgaggacTCG GAGTGCAGCCGAGCGTGCGAGTCCCAGCACTGCACGG CGCCGCTGATGCGCTACGGCAAGTACTGCGGCGTGTCCTACACGGGGTGCCCCGGCGAGTCCCCCTGCGACGCCATCGACGCCTGCTGCATGCTCCACGACGCTTGCGTCCAGGCCACCGACA ACGACTACCTCAACTTGTTGTGCAACCAGAGCCTGCTGGACTGCGTGGCGGCGGCGAGGCCGACGGCGGTGGCGGACACGTTCCAGGGGAACCGGTGCAACGTCACGGAcgtcgccgacgagatcaccaCCCTCGTGGAGGCCGCCGTGTACGCCAGGGGCATCCTCCACAAGCCCTAG
- the LOC136482407 gene encoding probable phospholipase A2 homolog 2 isoform X1, translated as MDGRRRELAVVRYPLQQRCSTGHCHRRLLRLPPLLILLLAVASSQSPTAAGSIFGGGDEDSECSRACESQHCTAPLMRYGKYCGVSYTGCPGESPCDAIDACCMLHDACVQATDNDYLNLLCNQSLLDCVAAARPTAVADTFQGNRCNVTDVADEITTLVEAAVYARGILHKP; from the exons ATGGacggaagaagaagggagctcgCCGTCGTCCGTTATCCCCTGCAACAGAGGTGCAGTACTGGTCATTGTCATCGTCGTCttcttcgtcttcctcctcttctcatcCTGCTGCTCGCCGTCGCCAGCAGCCAGTCGCCCACCGCCGCCGGCAGCATcttcggcggcggcgacgaggacTCG GAGTGCAGCCGAGCGTGCGAGTCCCAGCACTGCACGG CGCCGCTGATGCGCTACGGCAAGTACTGCGGCGTGTCCTACACGGGGTGCCCCGGCGAGTCCCCCTGCGACGCCATCGACGCCTGCTGCATGCTCCACGACGCTTGCGTCCAGGCCACCGACA ACGACTACCTCAACTTGTTGTGCAACCAGAGCCTGCTGGACTGCGTGGCGGCGGCGAGGCCGACGGCGGTGGCGGACACGTTCCAGGGGAACCGGTGCAACGTCACGGAcgtcgccgacgagatcaccaCCCTCGTGGAGGCCGCCGTGTACGCCAGGGGCATCCTCCACAAGCCCTAG
- the LOC136482407 gene encoding phospholipase A2 homolog 3-like isoform X3, which translates to MDGRRRELAVVRYPLQQSQSPTAAGSIFGGGDEDSECSRACESQHCTAPLMRYGKYCGVSYTGCPGESPCDAIDACCMLHDACVQATDNDYLNLLCNQSLLDCVAAARPTAVADTFQGNRCNVTDVADEITTLVEAAVYARGILHKP; encoded by the exons ATGGacggaagaagaagggagctcgCCGTCGTCCGTTATCCCCTGCAACAGAG CCAGTCGCCCACCGCCGCCGGCAGCATcttcggcggcggcgacgaggacTCG GAGTGCAGCCGAGCGTGCGAGTCCCAGCACTGCACGG CGCCGCTGATGCGCTACGGCAAGTACTGCGGCGTGTCCTACACGGGGTGCCCCGGCGAGTCCCCCTGCGACGCCATCGACGCCTGCTGCATGCTCCACGACGCTTGCGTCCAGGCCACCGACA ACGACTACCTCAACTTGTTGTGCAACCAGAGCCTGCTGGACTGCGTGGCGGCGGCGAGGCCGACGGCGGTGGCGGACACGTTCCAGGGGAACCGGTGCAACGTCACGGAcgtcgccgacgagatcaccaCCCTCGTGGAGGCCGCCGTGTACGCCAGGGGCATCCTCCACAAGCCCTAG
- the LOC136483980 gene encoding 14-3-3-like protein GF14-D yields the protein MSPSEPTREESVYMAKLAEQAERYEEMVEFMERVARSAGGAGGGEELSVEERNLLSVAYKNVIGARRASWRIISSIEQKEEGRGNEAHAASIRAYRSKIEAELARICDGILALLDSHLVPSAGAAESKVFYLKMKGDYHRYLAEFKSGAERKDAAESTMNAYKAAQDIALADLAPTHPIRLGLALNFSVFYYEILNSPDRACNLAKQAFDEAISELDSLGEESYKDSTLIMQLLRDNLTLWTSDTNEDGGDEIKEAAAPKESAEGQ from the exons ATGTCGCCGTCGGAGCCGACGCGGGAGGAGAGCGTGTACATGGCCAAGCTGGCGGAGCAGGCGGAGCGGTACGAGGAGATGGTCGAGTTCATGGAGCGCGTGGCGCGCTCcgcgggcggcgccggcggcggggagGAGCTCTCCGTGGAGGAGCGCAACCTGCTGTCCGTCGCCTACAAGAACGTCATCGGCGCCCGCAGGGCGTCGTGGCGGATCATCTCCTCCATCGAGCAGAAGGAGGAGGGCCGCGGGAACGAGGCGCACGCTGCCTCCATCCGCGCCTACCGCTCCAAGATCGAGGCCGAGCTCGCCCGCATCTGCGACGGTATCCTCGCGCTGCTCGACTCCCACCTCGTCCCGTCCGCCGGCGCCGCCGAGTCCAAGGTCTTCTACCTCAAGATGAAGGGCGACTACCACAG GTACCTTGCTGAGTTCAAGTCAGGTGCGGAGAGGAAGGATGCTGCGGAGAGTACCATGAATGCTTACAAAGCTGCTCAG GATATTGCTCTTGCTGATCTGGCTCCAACCCACCCCATCAGGCTTGGGCTGGCACTCAACTTCTCAGTGTTCTACTATGAGATCCTGAACTCCCCTGATCGTGCTTGCAACCTTGCAAAACAG GCTTTTGATGAGGCAATCTCTGAGCTAGACAGCCTGGGAGAGGAGTCCTACAAGGACAGCACTCTGATCATGCAGCTCCTGCGTGACAACTTGACCCTATGGACTTCCGACACCAAC GAGGATGGCGGCGACGAGATCAAGGAAGCTGCTGCCCCGAAAGAATCCGCAGAGGGTCAGTAA